Proteins encoded together in one Thermomonospora curvata DSM 43183 window:
- a CDS encoding rRNA methyltransferase — protein MRVLKGSSLGTMDAGELQAMRQAAGRVLIDVGTGDARTAYRIARERPDWLVIGLDPAWRRMVPTAVRSRRKPAKGGVSNLVLVSAVIEEPPQELVGLADELLVLMPWGKLLRGVVLGEADVCGGLRAVAKAGATVDVTVGTSIWRDPVPLEIRDLPELTPEYARDVLSDRLAALGWRITAADLVSSTAMERINSSWARRLGSGSAEVVMHLRAVAVPPARE, from the coding sequence ATGCGGGTTCTCAAGGGAAGTTCCCTGGGCACGATGGACGCCGGCGAGCTGCAGGCCATGCGGCAGGCGGCCGGCCGCGTGCTCATCGACGTGGGCACCGGGGACGCCCGCACCGCCTACCGGATCGCCAGGGAACGGCCGGACTGGCTGGTGATCGGGCTGGATCCGGCCTGGCGGCGGATGGTGCCCACCGCCGTGCGCAGCCGCCGCAAGCCCGCCAAGGGCGGGGTGTCCAATCTCGTCCTGGTGAGCGCCGTCATCGAAGAGCCCCCGCAGGAGCTGGTGGGCCTGGCCGATGAGCTGCTGGTGCTGATGCCGTGGGGGAAGCTGCTGCGCGGCGTCGTCCTCGGTGAGGCGGACGTGTGCGGGGGGCTGCGGGCGGTGGCCAAGGCCGGGGCCACTGTCGACGTCACGGTGGGCACCAGCATCTGGCGTGATCCCGTGCCGTTGGAGATCCGCGACCTGCCGGAGCTGACGCCCGAGTACGCACGCGATGTGCTGTCGGATCGGCTGGCCGCGCTGGGCTGGCGTATCACGGCCGCGGATCTGGTTTCGAGCACGGCGATGGAGCGCATCAATTCCTCTTGGGCGCGCCGGCTGGGGTCCGGGTCGGCCGAAGTGGTCATGCACCTGCGCGCGGTCGCCGTTCCTCCCGCCCGGGAGTGA
- a CDS encoding winged helix-turn-helix transcriptional regulator has translation MAAPLDPQMFDPMCPSSALPFQIGDKWTGMIVLCLEGGPRRFGELKVPLHGITSKVLAQTLRAMERDGLVTRTVYEENPPRVEYELTPLGRSLLTLIAAARAWSREHLPALLQARRAHDAAADPSR, from the coding sequence ATGGCCGCTCCCTTGGACCCGCAGATGTTCGATCCCATGTGCCCTTCCAGCGCCCTGCCGTTTCAGATCGGCGACAAGTGGACCGGGATGATCGTGCTCTGCCTGGAAGGGGGGCCGCGGCGGTTCGGCGAGCTCAAAGTCCCGCTGCACGGCATCACCTCGAAGGTCCTCGCCCAGACCCTGCGGGCCATGGAACGCGACGGCCTGGTGACCCGCACCGTCTACGAGGAGAACCCGCCCCGCGTCGAGTACGAACTGACCCCGCTGGGACGCAGCCTGCTGACCCTCATCGCCGCCGCCCGCGCCTGGAGCAGGGAGCACCTGCCCGCGCTGCTGCAGGCCCGCCGGGCCCATGACGCGGCGGCGGACCCGTCCCGCTGA
- a CDS encoding AMP-binding protein → MSHPAHETFRAARDFLLEHREDYQTAYRDFSWPELEEFNWALDWFDVIAEGNDRTALWIVEEDGSEERLSFAELSARSARVANWLRERGVRRGDRIVLMLGNQRELWETTLAAIKLGAVLIPATTLLTPADLRDRVERGGARHVIVSSAQTGKFDDVPGDYTRIAVGEAVPGWHQFADAYTASADYRPDRPTKATDPLLLYFTSGTTARPKLVEHTHVSYPVGHLSTMYWIGLEPGDVHLNISSPGWAKHAWSNVFAPWNAEATVFVFNYTRFDADRLLTELDRCQVTSLCAPPTVWRMLIQTDLGRLKNPPRKVVGAGEPLNPEIIEQVRRAWGVTIRDGFGQTETTVQVANTPGQPLKPGSMGRPVPGYAVELIDMVTGEPAQEGEICLDLSRRPLGLMAGYHGDPERTADVMGDGYYHTGDIASRDEDGYLTYVGRADDVFKASDYRISPFELESVLLEHEAVAEAAVVPAPDPVRLAVPKAYVVLAAGWPADEKTAAEIFRHSRENLAPYKRVRRLEFAELPKTVSGKIRRVELRARAAGQGPSGREYREEDLRVD, encoded by the coding sequence ATGTCCCACCCCGCCCATGAGACGTTCCGCGCCGCCCGTGACTTCCTGCTGGAGCACCGCGAGGACTACCAGACCGCCTACCGCGACTTCTCCTGGCCCGAGCTGGAGGAGTTCAACTGGGCGCTGGACTGGTTCGACGTGATCGCCGAGGGCAACGACCGCACCGCGCTGTGGATCGTGGAGGAGGACGGCTCCGAAGAGCGCCTGTCATTCGCCGAGTTGTCGGCCCGCTCCGCCCGGGTGGCCAACTGGCTGCGCGAACGCGGCGTCCGCCGCGGCGACCGCATCGTGCTGATGCTCGGCAACCAGCGGGAGCTGTGGGAGACCACCTTGGCGGCCATCAAGCTCGGCGCCGTGCTGATCCCCGCCACCACCCTGCTCACCCCCGCCGACCTGCGCGACCGGGTGGAACGCGGCGGCGCCCGCCACGTGATCGTCTCCTCCGCGCAGACCGGCAAGTTCGACGACGTCCCCGGCGACTACACCCGCATCGCGGTGGGCGAGGCGGTGCCCGGCTGGCACCAGTTCGCCGACGCCTACACCGCCAGTGCCGACTACCGGCCCGACCGCCCCACCAAGGCCACCGACCCGCTGCTGCTGTACTTCACCTCCGGCACCACGGCCCGCCCCAAGCTGGTGGAGCACACCCACGTCTCCTACCCGGTCGGGCACCTGTCGACCATGTACTGGATCGGCCTGGAACCCGGCGACGTCCACCTGAACATCTCCTCGCCGGGCTGGGCCAAGCACGCCTGGAGCAACGTCTTCGCCCCCTGGAACGCCGAGGCGACGGTGTTCGTGTTCAACTACACCCGCTTCGACGCCGACCGGCTGCTGACCGAGCTGGACCGCTGCCAGGTGACCAGCCTGTGCGCCCCGCCGACGGTGTGGCGCATGCTGATCCAGACCGACCTGGGACGGCTGAAGAACCCGCCGCGCAAGGTGGTCGGCGCCGGCGAGCCGCTCAACCCCGAGATCATCGAGCAGGTGCGGCGGGCCTGGGGGGTGACCATCCGGGACGGGTTCGGTCAGACCGAGACCACCGTGCAGGTCGCCAACACCCCCGGCCAGCCCCTCAAGCCCGGCTCGATGGGGCGGCCCGTGCCCGGATACGCCGTCGAGCTGATCGACATGGTCACCGGCGAGCCCGCCCAGGAGGGCGAGATCTGCCTGGACCTGTCCCGCCGCCCGCTGGGCCTGATGGCCGGCTACCACGGCGACCCCGAGCGCACCGCCGATGTGATGGGCGACGGCTACTACCACACCGGCGACATCGCCTCCCGCGATGAGGACGGCTACCTGACCTACGTGGGCCGGGCCGACGATGTGTTCAAGGCCTCCGACTACCGGATCTCCCCGTTCGAGCTGGAGAGCGTCCTGCTGGAGCACGAGGCGGTCGCCGAGGCGGCGGTGGTGCCCGCCCCCGACCCGGTGCGCCTGGCCGTCCCCAAGGCCTATGTGGTGCTGGCCGCCGGGTGGCCGGCCGACGAGAAGACCGCCGCCGAGATCTTCCGCCACTCCCGTGAGAACCTGGCCCCCTACAAGCGGGTGCGCCGCCTGGAGTTCGCCGAGCTGCCCAAGACCGTCTCGGGCAAGATCCGCCGCGTCGAGCTGCGCGCCCGGGCGGCCGGGCAGGGGCCGTCCGGCCGCGAATACCGGGAGGAGGACCTGCGCGTCGACTGA
- a CDS encoding NAD(P)-dependent oxidoreductase, giving the protein MSGIVIFGAGGRAGRAVTAEARGRGHRVTAVVRDPSKYGDLEATGVSLVRGDVTDAERTFSIVRGHDAAVCAVTPFSGPQQDFSALDPEFFVKAVDALLAGLAEAGVPRLVTIGLFANLKGADGRLIMDDPSLFPAHIRPFAAAHTAGLHRLREQDGPVDWLMLTPPALLEADGPRTGRYRTGGETAPPMSARLSYADLAVAVIDEIETPRHHRTRIAVFNLS; this is encoded by the coding sequence ATGAGCGGCATCGTCATTTTCGGAGCGGGCGGCAGGGCCGGGCGGGCCGTCACCGCCGAAGCCCGCGGGCGCGGGCATCGCGTCACCGCGGTGGTGCGCGATCCGAGCAAATACGGCGACCTGGAGGCCACGGGCGTCTCGCTGGTGCGAGGCGATGTCACCGACGCGGAACGCACCTTCTCCATCGTCCGCGGCCACGACGCCGCGGTCTGCGCGGTGACCCCCTTCAGCGGCCCGCAACAGGATTTTTCCGCGCTCGACCCGGAATTCTTCGTCAAGGCCGTCGACGCCTTGCTCGCCGGGCTGGCCGAAGCGGGCGTCCCCAGGCTGGTGACGATCGGTCTTTTCGCCAATCTCAAAGGCGCCGACGGCCGTCTGATAATGGATGACCCTTCGCTTTTTCCCGCGCACATCAGGCCGTTCGCCGCCGCGCATACCGCCGGCCTGCACCGGCTGCGGGAGCAGGACGGGCCGGTCGACTGGCTCATGCTCACTCCGCCGGCGCTGCTGGAGGCGGACGGCCCACGAACCGGCCGTTACCGGACCGGCGGCGAGACCGCCCCGCCGATGTCGGCGCGCCTGTCGTATGCGGATCTCGCGGTGGCGGTGATCGACGAGATCGAAACGCCCCGCCACCACCGCACCCGCATCGCGGTCTTCAACCTCTCGTGA
- a CDS encoding phosphoribosylanthranilate isomerase produces MFVKVCGLRTERDVDTAVEAGADAVGFVFAESPRRVDADTARRLARRVPEHVLTVGVFRNQPVSQVRALAEATGIRAIQLHGEEGPDHYAALAREGRTLIRGTAYREPVPRCGEFGEDILLLDSAVPGSGTTWRWDGGRPLPSGERWLLAGGLTPHNVQSAIEAARPWGVDVSSGVEKSRGVKDPELIVSFLKAVRAAG; encoded by the coding sequence GTGTTCGTGAAGGTGTGCGGGCTGCGGACCGAACGGGACGTGGACACCGCCGTCGAGGCGGGGGCCGACGCCGTGGGGTTCGTCTTCGCCGAAAGCCCCCGCCGGGTCGATGCCGACACCGCGCGGCGGCTGGCGCGGCGGGTGCCGGAGCACGTGCTGACGGTCGGGGTGTTCCGCAACCAGCCCGTCTCCCAGGTGCGGGCACTGGCCGAGGCCACCGGCATCCGCGCGATCCAGCTGCACGGGGAGGAGGGCCCCGACCACTACGCCGCTCTCGCCCGGGAGGGGCGCACTTTGATCCGCGGCACCGCCTACCGTGAGCCCGTGCCGCGCTGCGGCGAGTTCGGCGAGGACATCCTGCTGCTGGACTCGGCCGTGCCGGGCTCGGGCACGACCTGGCGGTGGGACGGCGGCCGTCCCCTGCCGTCGGGGGAGCGCTGGCTGCTGGCCGGTGGCCTGACTCCGCACAACGTCCAAAGCGCCATCGAAGCCGCCCGGCCGTGGGGGGTGGACGTCTCCAGCGGTGTGGAGAAAAGCCGCGGCGTCAAGGACCCCGAACTGATCGTCTCCTTCCTCAAGGCCGTCCGCGCCGCGGGCTGA
- a CDS encoding peroxidase family protein produces MTTAITRQPEQREADIAGYGDALQQPARAGRSHAHLVRGLAGVPRSTLYEGRFGRMFRNLPPFVPGDDQIAAIAAAMVEQDPANPARDNEAIPAGYTYLGQFIDHDLTFDPQSSLERENDPDALTNFRSPGFDLDSVYGRGPIDQPYLYDERRPAGRFLIGEHDDVLDLPRNVQQTAIIGDPRNDENIFVSQLHLTMMLFHNRVLERLADFPEAAPRAGEDAFTAAQRVVRWHYQWMVVHDFLRRIVGGETLGEVLRREPLVPGGRPVEQVRLRFFHWRERPFMPVEFSVAAYRFGHSMVRARYRLNSTVPALPIFTSDPVETDPLGHFGGFRALPAGWQVEWRRFFDIDKETDQPPQLSRRIDTKVAPPLNELPPEEAPGMASLIRRNLTRGARLGLPSGQDVARAMGADPLTDAELALPQKGPAPLWYYVLREAELRADGRHLGPVGGRIVAEVFCGLLAADPTSYLSCDPGWRPFLPSAVPDDFTMADLIKFTGFGI; encoded by the coding sequence ATGACGACGGCGATAACGCGTCAGCCGGAACAGCGAGAGGCCGACATCGCAGGCTACGGCGATGCGCTGCAGCAGCCGGCCAGGGCCGGGCGCAGTCACGCCCATCTGGTCCGCGGGCTGGCCGGCGTCCCCAGGTCCACCCTGTATGAGGGGCGGTTCGGGCGGATGTTCCGGAACCTGCCGCCGTTCGTGCCGGGGGACGACCAGATCGCCGCCATAGCCGCGGCGATGGTCGAACAGGACCCGGCGAACCCCGCCCGCGACAACGAGGCGATCCCGGCCGGCTACACCTACCTGGGACAGTTCATCGACCACGACCTGACCTTCGACCCGCAATCCAGCCTGGAACGGGAGAACGACCCCGATGCGCTGACCAATTTCCGCTCGCCCGGTTTCGACCTCGACAGCGTCTACGGCCGGGGCCCGATCGACCAGCCCTATCTGTACGACGAGCGCCGGCCCGCCGGGCGTTTCCTGATCGGCGAGCACGACGATGTGCTGGATCTGCCGCGCAATGTGCAGCAGACCGCCATCATCGGCGATCCGCGCAATGACGAGAACATCTTCGTCAGCCAGCTGCACCTGACCATGATGTTGTTCCACAACCGGGTCCTGGAGCGGCTGGCCGACTTCCCCGAGGCCGCCCCGCGCGCCGGGGAGGACGCCTTCACCGCCGCCCAGCGCGTCGTGCGCTGGCACTACCAGTGGATGGTCGTCCACGACTTCCTGCGCCGCATCGTCGGCGGCGAGACCCTCGGCGAGGTGCTGCGGCGCGAACCGCTGGTGCCCGGCGGGCGGCCCGTCGAACAAGTCCGCCTGCGGTTCTTCCACTGGCGGGAGCGGCCGTTCATGCCGGTGGAGTTCTCCGTCGCCGCCTACCGCTTCGGCCACTCCATGGTCCGGGCCCGCTACCGGCTCAACTCCACCGTGCCCGCGCTGCCGATCTTCACCTCCGACCCGGTGGAGACCGACCCGCTGGGGCACTTCGGCGGCTTCCGCGCCCTGCCGGCCGGCTGGCAGGTCGAGTGGCGGCGCTTCTTCGACATCGACAAGGAGACCGACCAGCCGCCGCAGCTCAGCCGCCGGATCGACACCAAGGTCGCACCGCCGCTGAATGAGCTGCCGCCGGAAGAGGCACCGGGAATGGCCTCGCTGATCCGCCGCAACCTCACCCGCGGCGCCCGGCTGGGCCTGCCCTCCGGCCAGGACGTCGCCCGCGCCATGGGCGCCGACCCGCTGACCGACGCCGAACTGGCCCTGCCGCAAAAGGGCCCGGCGCCGCTGTGGTACTACGTGCTGCGCGAGGCCGAGCTGCGCGCCGACGGCCGCCACCTCGGCCCGGTCGGCGGACGCATCGTCGCCGAGGTGTTCTGCGGCCTGCTGGCCGCCGACCCCACCTCTTATCTGTCCTGTGACCCCGGCTGGCGGCCGTTCCTGCCCTCGGCCGTCCCGGACGACTTCACCATGGCCGACCTGATCAAGTTCACCGGCTTCGGCATCTGA
- a CDS encoding LysE family translocator: MSPEFLITSFIVIASPGTGAIYTLATGLGRGFRSSVVAAFGCTLGIVPHLAAAVMGLAAVLHTSALAFQTLKYLGVAYLLYLAWQTLREHGTLRVEAGRQQQRQSARRIVGTAISINLLNPKLSIFFLAFLPQFAPAGSPHWLTHMLTLSAVFMAMTFVVFTGYGAFAAAVRDHVISRPKVMAWMRRTFAAAFVGLGVQLALTDR; this comes from the coding sequence GTGAGCCCTGAATTCCTGATCACCTCGTTCATCGTCATCGCCTCCCCCGGGACCGGGGCCATCTACACGCTGGCCACCGGGCTGGGACGGGGGTTCCGCAGCAGCGTGGTGGCCGCCTTCGGCTGCACGCTGGGGATCGTCCCCCACCTGGCGGCCGCCGTCATGGGGCTGGCGGCCGTGCTGCACACCAGCGCCCTGGCCTTCCAGACCCTCAAGTACCTGGGCGTGGCCTACCTGCTGTATCTGGCCTGGCAGACGCTGCGCGAGCACGGGACGCTGCGGGTGGAGGCCGGGCGGCAGCAGCAGCGGCAGTCGGCCCGGCGGATCGTCGGCACCGCGATCTCGATCAACCTGCTCAACCCGAAGCTGTCGATCTTCTTCCTGGCGTTCCTGCCGCAGTTCGCGCCCGCCGGCTCGCCGCACTGGCTGACGCACATGCTGACGCTGTCGGCGGTGTTCATGGCGATGACGTTCGTGGTCTTCACCGGTTACGGTGCGTTCGCGGCCGCGGTGCGCGACCATGTCATCTCCCGGCCCAAGGTGATGGCGTGGATGCGCCGCACCTTCGCCGCCGCGTTCGTCGGGCTCGGGGTACAACTGGCCCTGACCGACCGTTGA
- a CDS encoding LuxR C-terminal-related transcriptional regulator, translating to MAAAADEVWASAVDDALVRLVDRAGVDVAFGARALPGEQCVVISRLRGARTTALQDLVVRSGTGLGGKAMALRRPVTVTDYLHAREISHHYDRPVAREGLHAILAVPLLTAGQVTGVLYAGLRQRLEFGERMQRLAMSLAGEVRQRMAAAQQPPAVHLRLREACRDLERVIARVHDPAVRAELEAVRRRLAAETRPAAPPAAGRLSRREHEALSHAAQGLPNAEIAARMGLTPGTVKAYLRSVMRKLGCRNRMEAVNRARALGYPL from the coding sequence ATGGCCGCGGCTGCGGACGAGGTGTGGGCGAGCGCCGTCGACGATGCGCTCGTCCGGTTGGTGGACAGGGCCGGGGTGGACGTGGCCTTCGGCGCCCGCGCCCTGCCCGGCGAGCAGTGCGTGGTGATCTCACGGCTGCGCGGCGCGCGCACCACCGCGCTGCAGGACCTGGTGGTGCGCAGCGGCACCGGGCTGGGCGGCAAGGCGATGGCGCTGCGGCGGCCCGTCACGGTCACCGACTACCTGCACGCCCGCGAGATCAGCCACCACTACGACCGGCCGGTCGCCCGCGAAGGGCTGCACGCCATCTTGGCGGTCCCGCTGCTGACCGCCGGGCAGGTCACCGGGGTGCTGTATGCGGGGCTGCGGCAGCGGCTGGAGTTCGGCGAGCGGATGCAGCGCCTGGCGATGAGCCTGGCCGGCGAGGTGCGGCAGCGCATGGCCGCCGCCCAGCAGCCGCCCGCCGTCCACCTGCGGCTCCGCGAAGCCTGCCGGGACCTGGAGAGGGTCATCGCACGGGTCCACGACCCCGCCGTCCGAGCGGAACTGGAGGCCGTCCGCCGCCGGCTGGCCGCCGAGACCCGGCCGGCCGCACCGCCCGCGGCGGGGCGGCTGTCCCGGCGCGAGCACGAGGCGCTCAGCCACGCCGCCCAAGGCCTCCCCAACGCCGAGATCGCCGCCCGGATGGGCCTGACCCCCGGCACCGTCAAGGCGTACCTGCGCAGCGTGATGCGCAAACTCGGCTGCCGCAACCGCATGGAGGCCGTCAACCGCGCCCGCGCCCTCGGCTACCCCCTCTGA
- a CDS encoding SRPBCC family protein, which produces MAQITVTAEKTIGADAEKVFAAIGDYHGTRPRILTDHFSEYEVREGGRGEGTKVHWKLAATSKRVRDCLMSVSVPDGSTLVERDANSSMVTTWTVSPAAGGARVRIVTTWNGAGGIGGFFERAFAPKGLQRIYDEQLAKLEAELTG; this is translated from the coding sequence ATGGCTCAGATCACTGTCACCGCGGAGAAGACGATCGGCGCCGACGCGGAAAAGGTGTTCGCGGCGATCGGCGACTACCACGGGACGCGGCCGAGGATCCTGACCGATCACTTCAGTGAATACGAGGTGCGCGAAGGCGGCCGGGGCGAGGGGACGAAGGTGCACTGGAAGCTGGCGGCGACCAGCAAGCGCGTGCGCGACTGCCTGATGTCGGTCAGCGTCCCGGACGGCAGCACCCTGGTGGAGCGGGACGCCAACTCCTCCATGGTCACCACGTGGACGGTGTCCCCGGCGGCGGGAGGCGCCCGGGTGCGGATCGTGACGACGTGGAACGGGGCGGGCGGCATCGGAGGGTTCTTCGAGCGCGCTTTTGCGCCCAAAGGGCTCCAGCGGATCTACGACGAGCAGCTCGCCAAGCTGGAGGCCGAGCTCACCGGGTGA
- a CDS encoding inositol monophosphatase family protein — MTSTPAPASLLPTALEAVALASDLMRTRVPGLLTAKGDRDMASEVDYAIERAVRDHLRTQTPDIAFLGEEEGKRGTGDLMWVLDPVDGTANYVRNLPLCGISLALLHQGRPIVGVIDLPFLGTRYHAAHGIGAYQADRRLQVSMTTDLKDAIVALGDYAVGEGAETENRLRLALTERLAARVQRIRMLGSAALDLAWVADGKLDAAIMLSNKPWDTAAGVLIAREAGAAVIDTDGTDHTLTSTATIATTPNLTDQVTTLIQESREHILHELK; from the coding sequence ATGACCAGCACGCCCGCGCCGGCATCGCTGCTCCCCACCGCTTTGGAAGCCGTCGCCCTCGCCAGTGACCTGATGCGCACCCGCGTCCCGGGCCTGCTCACCGCCAAAGGCGACCGCGACATGGCCTCCGAAGTCGACTACGCCATAGAACGCGCCGTCCGCGACCACCTACGCACCCAAACCCCCGACATCGCCTTCCTCGGTGAAGAAGAAGGAAAACGCGGCACCGGCGACCTCATGTGGGTCCTCGACCCCGTGGACGGCACCGCCAACTACGTCCGCAACCTCCCCCTGTGCGGCATCTCCCTGGCCCTCCTGCACCAGGGCCGCCCCATCGTCGGCGTCATCGACCTGCCCTTCCTGGGCACCCGCTACCACGCCGCCCACGGCATCGGCGCCTACCAGGCAGACCGCCGCCTCCAGGTCAGCATGACCACCGACCTCAAAGACGCCATCGTCGCCCTAGGCGACTACGCCGTGGGCGAAGGCGCCGAAACCGAAAACCGCCTCCGCCTGGCCCTCACCGAACGCCTGGCCGCCCGCGTCCAACGCATCCGCATGCTCGGCTCCGCCGCCCTCGACCTGGCCTGGGTCGCCGACGGCAAACTGGACGCCGCCATCATGCTGTCCAACAAACCCTGGGACACCGCCGCCGGCGTCCTCATCGCCCGCGAAGCCGGAGCCGCCGTCATCGACACCGACGGCACTGACCACACCCTCACCTCCACCGCCACCATCGCCACCACCCCCAACCTCACCGATCAAGTGACCACCCTCATCCAAGAGAGCCGCGAGCACATCCTCCATGAGCTGAAGTAG
- the csrA gene encoding carbon storage regulator CsrA — protein sequence MLVLSRKPGERIMLGDDIVVQVLQISGNSVRIGVEAPRSLRVWREEVWVELDRKAARQTS from the coding sequence GTGCTCGTCCTGTCCCGCAAGCCGGGCGAGAGGATCATGTTGGGCGACGACATCGTCGTCCAGGTGCTCCAGATCTCCGGGAACTCCGTCCGGATCGGCGTGGAGGCGCCCAGATCGCTGCGGGTGTGGCGGGAGGAGGTCTGGGTCGAGCTCGACCGGAAGGCCGCCCGCCAGACCTCCTGA
- a CDS encoding DUF371 domain-containing protein, whose protein sequence is MWVTRRVVVRARGHPLIRATHGKTLEFTREAVVTERATCVVGVEARFDPDSLGLLRGRVRLTVRAGGQEVSGEAVVNPAHRVSERLVVRRSLFTDPDTLAVGATLTAAELPAEMVAVLADAEAEVTLSVAEVEPAEPLVLVGRDGSPVPAGRVGLLWRNADHAVRLGSGAVPDAGALLEDDGVVVAVTVPGTLEVMPPQVAAWLTGAAAHGARIAVAGSGPVESLLAAGLPPAPALWLGRVSRRSVRRSEIGGLLQAASVPAVFTVPLEEAGAVLETVAAAAPRRQVAVPDGRLDVGTKMTWVEAAQAADAVGRLPGEEATVVLAPSGGGEVVALEGLVRALASAGVAPRTVSQALRPLGVSRRRIYEIMDAGSPDGR, encoded by the coding sequence GTGTGGGTGACCCGGCGGGTGGTCGTGCGGGCTCGTGGTCATCCCCTGATCCGGGCGACTCATGGCAAGACCTTGGAGTTCACCCGCGAGGCGGTCGTGACGGAGCGCGCCACTTGTGTGGTCGGAGTCGAGGCGCGGTTCGATCCGGACTCGCTCGGGTTGCTGCGCGGGCGGGTTCGGCTCACGGTGCGGGCGGGTGGGCAGGAGGTCTCTGGTGAGGCGGTGGTCAATCCGGCGCACCGGGTGAGTGAGCGGCTGGTGGTGCGGCGCAGCTTGTTCACCGACCCGGACACGCTGGCGGTGGGGGCGACGCTGACGGCGGCGGAGCTGCCGGCGGAGATGGTGGCGGTGCTCGCCGATGCGGAGGCGGAGGTGACGTTGAGCGTCGCCGAAGTCGAGCCCGCCGAGCCGCTGGTGTTGGTCGGCCGGGACGGTTCGCCGGTTCCGGCCGGGCGGGTGGGACTGTTGTGGAGGAACGCCGATCACGCTGTGCGCCTGGGTTCCGGGGCCGTTCCGGATGCCGGGGCGTTGCTCGAGGACGACGGTGTGGTGGTCGCCGTCACCGTTCCCGGGACGCTGGAGGTGATGCCGCCCCAGGTCGCCGCATGGCTTACGGGTGCGGCCGCCCATGGTGCGCGGATCGCGGTCGCCGGTTCCGGGCCGGTGGAGTCGTTGCTGGCCGCGGGGCTTCCTCCGGCGCCTGCGCTGTGGCTGGGGCGGGTGTCTCGTCGATCGGTGCGGCGTTCTGAGATCGGCGGTCTGCTGCAGGCGGCCTCCGTGCCCGCGGTGTTCACGGTGCCGCTGGAGGAGGCCGGTGCGGTGCTGGAGACGGTGGCCGCCGCCGCTCCCCGGCGGCAGGTCGCCGTCCCGGACGGACGGCTTGATGTGGGCACCAAGATGACCTGGGTGGAGGCCGCTCAAGCCGCGGACGCGGTGGGGCGGCTGCCGGGCGAGGAGGCCACCGTGGTGCTCGCCCCGTCCGGCGGTGGCGAGGTCGTGGCGCTGGAGGGCCTGGTGCGGGCGCTGGCCTCGGCGGGGGTGGCGCCGCGGACGGTGAGTCAGGCGCTGCGTCCGCTCGGCGTCTCCCGGCGCAGGATCTACGAGATCATGGACGCCGGTTCACCGGACGGGCGCTGA
- a CDS encoding B3/B4 domain-containing protein, producing MPEIAAWREAFSRMGLKPTQYRCASEALLRRYRKDGSLPEPRPLVDYLNFASMAFGIPIAVLDRAGIPGGITVRPAGGSERCLTFRGAVEHPAAGEIIFADPDGNAHSRRWTFRQSAPPAVSARTERALIVAEAHHASAGRDLADLEAEPQAGLKALGAQVARSMMIGPSERRLER from the coding sequence ATGCCGGAGATCGCCGCCTGGCGCGAGGCGTTCTCCCGGATGGGGCTGAAGCCGACGCAGTACCGGTGTGCTTCGGAAGCGCTGCTGCGGCGTTACCGCAAGGACGGGAGCCTGCCGGAACCGCGCCCTCTGGTCGACTACCTCAACTTCGCTTCGATGGCGTTCGGGATCCCGATCGCCGTGCTCGACCGGGCCGGGATCCCCGGCGGGATCACCGTCCGGCCGGCCGGCGGCTCGGAGCGCTGCCTGACCTTTCGGGGAGCGGTGGAGCATCCGGCGGCAGGAGAGATCATCTTCGCCGATCCCGACGGCAACGCGCACTCGCGGCGCTGGACGTTCCGGCAGAGCGCGCCGCCGGCGGTCTCCGCCCGGACCGAGCGCGCGCTGATCGTCGCCGAGGCGCACCATGCCTCGGCCGGGCGGGACCTGGCGGATCTGGAAGCCGAGCCGCAGGCCGGTCTGAAAGCGCTCGGGGCGCAGGTGGCCAGGTCGATGATGATCGGCCCCAGCGAGCGCCGCCTGGAGCGGTGA